A region from the Phycisphaerales bacterium genome encodes:
- a CDS encoding DNA-3-methyladenine glycosylase I has product MCGSQLKRCEWAKTDLSIAYHDEQWGVPTHDDRVLFEFLILEGAQAGLSWETILKKRDNYRLAFADFDPAAVARFGKRDVARLLKDPGIVRNRLKVESSISNARCFLEVQREHGSFDAYIWQFVGGEPIVNRRRTLKDIPAATPQSDAMSKALKKQGFRFVGSTICYAYMQAMGMVNDHVIDCHRFPKPS; this is encoded by the coding sequence ATGTGCGGCTCGCAATTGAAACGCTGCGAATGGGCAAAGACTGACCTCTCCATTGCCTACCACGACGAGCAGTGGGGCGTGCCGACGCATGATGATCGCGTGCTCTTCGAGTTCCTCATTCTCGAAGGCGCGCAGGCGGGTTTGAGCTGGGAGACGATCCTCAAGAAGCGTGATAACTATCGCCTCGCTTTTGCTGACTTTGATCCGGCCGCCGTCGCCCGCTTCGGCAAGCGCGATGTCGCGCGCCTGCTCAAGGACCCGGGCATCGTGCGCAACCGCCTGAAGGTCGAGTCATCGATCAGCAACGCGCGCTGCTTTCTTGAGGTGCAGCGCGAGCATGGCTCATTCGACGCGTACATCTGGCAGTTCGTCGGTGGCGAGCCCATCGTCAATCGCCGTCGAACCCTCAAGGACATTCCGGCGGCGACGCCGCAGTCCGATGCGATGAGCAAGGCGCTCAAGAAGCAGGGGTTTCGGTTCGTTGGCTCGACGATCTGTTACGCCTACATGCAGGCGATGGGGATGGTCAACGACCACGTGATCGACTGCCATCGCTTTCCGAAGCCCAGCTAA